In Pelmatolapia mariae isolate MD_Pm_ZW unplaced genomic scaffold, Pm_UMD_F_2 NODE_ptg000329l+_length_72278_cov_1, whole genome shotgun sequence, a single genomic region encodes these proteins:
- the LOC135932366 gene encoding major histocompatibility complex class I-related gene protein-like encodes MKAFIFFLLLGIQGAAAVTHSLKYFHTGSSQVPNFPEFVVVGMVDDVEIDYYDSNTEKAVPKQDWIAKNTDQQYWERETANCWGSQQAFKANTDTAKQRFNQTGGVHIVQRMYGCEWDEETGEVNGFRQDGYDGEDFIIFDLKTETWVAPKQQAVITKMKWDSNKATITQYKNYLTQICPEWLKKYVNYGRSSLMRTILPSVSLLQKSSFSSVTCHATGFYPNRAEMVWKKDGVELHEGVNKGEILTNNDGTFQMSVDLDVSSVKPEDWHRYRCVFQLSGVNEDIVTKLDKSEIKTNEGSSFSLIILVVVAVVVLAAIAVITFIIYKKRTDKRPPSPVENREVQEQMIPKA; translated from the exons atgaaGGCCTTCATCTTCTTTCTTCTCCTGGGAATACAGGGGGCAGCAGCAG TGACCCACTCTCTGAAGTATTTCCACACTGGGTCCTCTCAAGTCCCAAACTTCCCAGAGTTTGTGGTTGTTGGGATGGTTGATGATGTTGAGATTGATTATTATGACAGCAACACGGAGAAAGCGGTGCCCAAACAGGACTGGATTGCCAAGAACACAGATCAGCAGTACTGGGAGAGAGAGACTGCAAACTGTTGGGGTTCCCAGCAGGCGTTCAAAGCCAACACTGACACTGCAAAGCAGCGCTTCAACCAAACTGGAG GTGTTCACATTGTCCAGCGGATGTACGGCTGTGAATGGGATGAAGAAACAGGTGAAGTGAATGGATTTCGCCAAGACGGTTATGATGGAGAGGACTTCATAATCTTTGACCTGAAGACAGAGACGTGGGTCGCTCCAAAACAACAGGCTGTCATCACAAAGATGAAGTGGGACAGTAACAAAGCTACGATCACACAGTATAAGAACTACCTCACCCAGATTTGTCCTGAGTGGCTGAAGAAGTATGTGAACTATGGGAGGAGCTCTCTGATGAGGACAA TTCTTCCCTCAGTGTCTCTCCTCCAGAAGTCTTCCTTCTCCTCAGTCACCTGCCACGCTACAGGTTTCTATCCTAACAGAGCCGAGATGGTCTGGAAAAAAGATGGAGTGGAGCTTCATGAGGGTGTGAACAAAGGAGAGATTCTCACCAACAATGACGGGACCTTCCAGATGAGTGTTGACCTGGATGTCTCATCAGTCAAACCTGAAGACTGGCACAGATACAGATGTGTGTTTCAGCTCTCTGGTGTGAACGAGGACATCGTCACCAAACTGGACAAATCAGAGATCAAGACCAATGAAG GAAGTTCCTTCTCCCTGATCAtccttgttgttgttgctgtggttgTTCTTGCCGCCATCGCTGTGATCACATTCATTATTTACAAAAAGAGGACAG aCAAACGTCCCCCATCTC CTGTAGAGAACCGTGAAGTCCAGGAGCAAATGATTCCTAAAGCCTAA